A single genomic interval of Roseomonas aeriglobus harbors:
- a CDS encoding sigma-70 family RNA polymerase sigma factor, giving the protein MIQTAHDDEETGSAVAAEPVPHVALSDPEFKAQLALVIPHLRAFGRSLSGSRDLADDLVQETLLKAWAARQRFQAGTNMRAWTFIILRNLYLSQMRRARFKGEWDDLVADRLLAAPASQDRHVELTDMQRALLHLPQPQREALILVGAGGFAYEEAADICGVAVGTIKSRVARGRVALEGILNEGRLPSRREHDDGEKSALDAIMDEVDDLSRETRN; this is encoded by the coding sequence ATGATACAGACTGCGCATGACGACGAAGAGACCGGCTCGGCCGTCGCGGCCGAACCCGTGCCGCACGTCGCGCTCAGCGATCCCGAATTCAAGGCGCAGCTGGCGCTGGTCATCCCGCACCTTCGCGCGTTCGGACGGTCGCTGTCGGGAAGCCGCGACCTGGCCGACGACCTTGTTCAGGAAACGCTGCTTAAGGCCTGGGCGGCGCGTCAGCGGTTTCAGGCCGGCACCAACATGCGCGCCTGGACCTTCATCATCCTGCGCAACCTATATCTGTCGCAGATGCGTCGCGCGCGCTTCAAGGGTGAGTGGGACGATCTGGTCGCCGACCGGCTTCTCGCCGCGCCGGCAAGTCAGGACCGCCATGTCGAATTGACCGACATGCAGCGCGCGCTGTTGCATCTGCCACAGCCGCAGCGCGAGGCGCTGATCCTCGTCGGTGCGGGTGGCTTCGCATATGAAGAAGCCGCCGATATCTGCGGCGTCGCGGTGGGCACGATCAAGAGCCGTGTCGCGCGTGGGCGCGTGGCGCTGGAAGGCATATTGAACGAAGGTCGCCTGCCGTCGCGTCGAGAGCACGACGATGGTGAGAAGAGCGCGCTCGACGCGATCATGGACGAGGTCGACGACCTGAGCCGCGAAACCCGCAACTGA
- a CDS encoding response regulator has protein sequence MSLGQQLSPHLPFLRRYGRALTGSQSEGDQYVRATLEAIVAAPEEFPKDVDPRLGLYRTFQAIWSSTHADNRALPEDDGSSGHEAIARRRLARVAPLSRQALLLTAMEGFSTEDTAYLIDATSEEVDDLVADALSEIDKQTRARVLIIEDEPIIAMDIESIVRDQGHEVTGVAVTRDEAVALAMEDRPGLVLADIQLADDSSGIDAVKDILAEFNVPVIFITAFPERLLTGERPEPTFLITKPFQRSTVKAAISQALFFDEATVPAA, from the coding sequence ATGTCGCTTGGACAGCAGCTCTCGCCGCACCTCCCTTTCCTGCGGCGCTACGGCCGTGCGTTGACCGGCAGCCAGTCCGAGGGCGACCAGTATGTCCGTGCGACGCTGGAAGCGATCGTCGCGGCCCCGGAAGAATTTCCCAAGGACGTCGATCCGCGCCTCGGCCTGTATCGCACATTCCAGGCGATCTGGTCGTCGACCCATGCAGATAATCGGGCGCTGCCCGAAGATGACGGGTCGAGCGGGCACGAGGCGATCGCCCGCCGCCGCCTTGCCCGCGTCGCGCCGCTATCGCGCCAGGCGCTGCTCCTGACCGCGATGGAAGGTTTCTCGACCGAGGATACTGCCTATCTGATCGACGCGACATCGGAAGAAGTCGACGATCTGGTCGCCGACGCCTTGTCGGAAATCGACAAGCAGACCCGCGCACGGGTCCTGATCATCGAGGACGAGCCGATCATCGCGATGGACATCGAATCGATCGTTCGCGACCAGGGCCATGAAGTCACCGGCGTTGCCGTGACCCGCGACGAGGCCGTGGCGCTGGCGATGGAAGATCGGCCGGGCCTGGTGCTCGCCGACATCCAGCTCGCTGACGATAGCTCGGGCATCGACGCGGTGAAGGACATTCTGGCCGAATTCAACGTGCCGGTCATCTTCATCACCGCCTTCCCCGAGCGTCTGCTGACCGGCGAACGGCCCGAGCCGACCTTCCTCATCACCAAGCCGTTCCAGCGGTCGACGGTGAAGGCAGCGATCAGCCAGGCGTTGTTCTTTGACGAGGCGACGGTGCCGGCGGCCTGA